A region of the candidate division TA06 bacterium genome:
TCCGCCCTGCCCGAGTTCTTGGGAGATTGGTCCCTGGCTCACGCGGGCTGTTGGTCGCTGTATAGCGGGAACGCTCAACATTGTGGAAGATGAACTGACGCCGTCTTACTGTCCTCCTGCTCAATTCTGGATGGATCCAGATACTGTCGATGTGACGTTCCATGTGACTGCTGTCCTCGGGCACCACCGTTTCGTGACTTTTGAGGCCACTGACCTCGTCCACGAGACAAGGGGGGAACACAAAATAAGCGCGTCGATCATCGAGTTTGATCCAGACATGTTCAACTTGATTGCGCATGGAGAGACCGTCGAAGTCGCGGCCAGAATACCTGTTCCTGTGGGTGCACTTGCTGGAAATTATGAGGGGATGTTCAGGGCCAGGTCGCAGGAGAGTGGCAAGGAAGACTCGGTCTCTGTAGTTCTAAGGGTTGGGGCTGTTCCCGATATGGATATTGACGACAATGAAGGAAACCTTTCAGGCAATGTGATGCACCTGGAGGGTTTGCCCGAAGACCCCGTCAATGGGACTTTTGTGATGTTGAACCCCAGCACAGATATCTACAATGTGGATGCCTTCGATGGCCCTGGTAATACCGATCTTCCTGATGGGTCGGTAACTTTCACACACCTGGTCTCTATTGACAAGTCAGACACAATTCCTAAGACAGAAATGTCTCTGCACGATATCAATGAGCCGGGTGAGGACCCTTTGCGGGCGATACTGAGCGGCACTGCCAGGCACATTGGTCTGGATATCAACATTCCATCAACGGCCGGCGCTGGTACCTACGAAGGCTTCGTTACGATATCGTTCGAGGTGTACAGTTGCAATGAGGGTGAAATAGTAACTGTTTCTGACGTGTTCGGTGTCTCTCTTGTTGTTGGTGCCGTAGGAGGTGCGCTCGCCTTTGTGGAGGGCGATGAACTGGATACTTTATCCTACGACCCTCCTGAGCAATGGGTGCAAGATGGGTTCGTCATAGCCCAGTTCACACTCACTGCCACTGGTGATGTGCACAACGTCGGTCTCTATTCAGATGATCTGATTCACGAAGGTTTGCCCATTAAGATATCTGGAAACAGCGTGAACTTCTCACCAGGGGAGATTGGAGTGATCCATTCAGGCGATACCGTGGAAATCACCGCAAGGGTTCCCGTACCCATCGGGAGGAGAACTGGCCTGTATGAAGGTGCCTTCCACGCGGTTGCCGATGGCGGAGCCAGCGCGAACATAGTTGTGTTCCTCGATGTGAATCCTGTGGGTGACCTGGATGTTCAAGACTACGCTGGAAATCTGGTAGCTAATACAATGAAGTTGACCGGCATTGCAGGAGGGGTGGTCGTGGGGAGATACACTGTAGTGAACCCGAACCTGCCCGACAACAATGTCGATTTCTATGATGGTCCTGCAAACGACGACATAACAGAGATTACGGTTGTGTCGACGGATCTTGCTCTAGAGCGCGGTGGAGCCGAAGGAAAGTGCAAGGGAGTCCAACTACTCTGCGTGCAGTACCACGCTGGCGGTGGTGTAGAAGGAAAGTGCAAGGGAGTGAAGAAGATAACATTCCAGTACCACAACAGCGGCCGGGGTAATCTTGGCAACGTGAAGTTGGTTTCCAAGCGTGTTACCTACTTCATGGGGGCGGTGAGTGACGGAGACCTGATTACCGCGGATGCAAATGCGCAGGGTCAGGTGAAGTTCGGGGCCGACATGGATATACTTGTGTATGATCAACTTGATGAGAGGGTCCACACTTCGTGCTCAAAACCGATCGAAATAGGCATGGTCTTCGGTGACTGGGAGATAGTTGACCTTGAGAAGATCACGGAGGGAGGGGGAGGAGGAGCTCCATCTCCTGCCTTTATTGAGATCAAGATTAAGGGAGTGAAGTACTTCTCTGGAATGGTTGAAGACGGAGACACGATCTGTGTAGATGCAAGGCCTCAGAAGTTCGCGACTGACGCTGAGTTCTACATCGAAGGATATCTGAACACCAAGATACACCTCTCCTGCTCCATGCCCCTAGAGATAGGAATGCAGTTTGGCAACTTCGAGGTAGTTGACCTGATCAAGGTTTTTGAAGGCACACACGAAAGTGCTATCTCGGGTGCTAATGTGGACGGAAACGTCTACGGAATCACTACAATCATTTCCGGAGCTGCTGAAGACTTCCTGCTCCAGGTTACCATACCTGAAAAAGGGATAAAACACTACGATCCGCAAGAGGATCAGACATACAAAGGAACCGTCACGGTTCAGGGCAAAGCGGTTAACGCCAACGTGGCTGTCAGCGACGAATTCAATATTGAACTGAACATAGTGAAGAGTGGTACTAGACACCTTGCCTCAGGATTCTGGGGTGAACCTGGTGGTTCAGGCAACATGCTTCGCTGGACAGGATTCGGTCTGAATGAGACAGGTTACGTGGTGTATCGTGCTCTGAATAGTTCCTATGTGAAGCTGGGAGAGCTTTCAAGCACGAGCAGGAGCTTCCTTGACGGAGAGACAAGGTCTGGCCTGATATACGAGTACAAGCTGGGCCTGAAGATAGGCGGGTCGGAGGTGATGATAGGGCCGATATCCATCAAGGCTTCTGACAGGCTTCCTGGCCGATCTTATCTGTCACAGAGCTTCCCGAATCCCACATCTGGTACCACAATGTTCAGATTTGGTGTAGCTGCTGAATCACATGTATCAATCAGCATCTACAATGTGGCAGGACAGATGGTTAAGGTGATGGTGAACGAGAAGAAACTTCCAGGGATTTACGCCATGAACTGGGATAGCTCAGAGTATGTGAACGGCGTCTACTTCTGCAGAATGCACGTGGGACCGACTGACGGAAACGGAAAACCGTACTTTGCATCAAGGAAGGTTGTCGTACTCCGCTAGCCAGGTTATCAGCCAGCAAACCAAAGGGCTGCGGCCCGTCTTTGAACGGCCGCGGCCCTTTCATTTTGTGGTGCAATGTGGGGCACATTTGGTCAACGTGGATATTCGCTCAAGACCTGACGCGGTAAAACAGTGAAACCACAATTGGTTAGTGGGGCGAGGATGCCGGCTGCTCATCTCGGTTTGGAATTGGTACGGATCCTTCAAGGGTTGTTTTGTGTCTAGTTATACATAACTGTCTGTTTCAATGGCCCAAATCAGGGGGCGGTACGGGGGCAAAATTACGCGGCCTTGACCATTCCTGGGGTAGAATACCCCGGTCAGTTCACACAGAGTAATCGCTCACCTTTTGATAATAACTTGTTAGACCAAGACTTATAGCAATCGTGCAGCTGACACTCAAATGGCACATCTTTTGCTTAAAGATAATTATGGTTCTTTCAAATGCTGTGGTTCGGACCGGTCTCGGTAAACGCCTCAGGAGGACCCACACCGAGAGGGGGCTTCTCTGACTGATGAAACACCTGTCCGCCTTTCCCAGGGATTCAGTCCATAACTACGGGGTTTCTCCCGCTGTCTAGTAGTGTACTTGGACCAGCGCTATCCCTTGTAGAAATGCTGATGGGTCAAAATCACAAGAGATCTTGGTGTCTGCTTTTACACCCTGTCTTCCGCCGGCAGCAAAGAGACGAAGCTTATCGGCGTACAGAGATACGAATCGATGAGTGGTCCTGAAAAAACTCCGACTTGTGTCGGAGTTTTTTCATCATACCTGTCCCCGGGCGTATTCTGGAGGGACGTAGCTGAGGTCATTTCGACAACGGGCTCAAATCCCCTCTATCATTGAAAAATGGAGCCGACGGGATTCGAACCCGTGACCTTTTGACTGCCAGTCAAACGCGCTCCCAACTGCGCCACGGCCCCAGAGAAAGGTCATATTTCTATGTTTCAGGGCATCATTTTATCCAGTGATAGTCGGCAAGTCAAGCCCCAATCGGTCCCGCAGCGCCTTTCCAGTGGGTAATCGCAGTTTCTGAAGATCACCTGAGTAGAATCAACTTGCTCGCCGATGTGGAGCTACCTGTCTTCAGTCGAGAAAAGTAGATCCCGCTTGGAAGCTTCCGTCCGGTATTATCTGAGCCCTTCCACTCAACCTGATAGAATCCGGGTTCCTGCATTCTGTCTACCAGAATCTTCACCAGCCTTCCCATCTTGTCATAGAGCTTCAGTTGCACATGCGCGGAGGTCGGAAGCTCGTAGCGAATCGTGGTACTGTTGACAAACGGGTTTGGCGTCACTGGATAGGAGACACAGAGCACAGACGTCGGAGGAACAGGATAGAAGAGAGTGTCGCAGGGTACGATGCCTATGCCATTGTTGATATTGTCTGCAAGGGTCTTAGCATACACACATGTAGCATGGTCAGGCATGCCCAGAAGAAGTGAATCAATTTCAGCAACAACATCCCCTACCTCGCTCCCATCCTCGAGACAGTTGCAGAGAGCAAGCTTGCCCGAAGCGATGTTCAAAAGTAGTGCCATGAACTGCCGTCTCGCCTTCCGGCACATGTCTCTCTCAGGAGGGTTCACTTTCATCAGACCACAGATGGAGTCGCAGTCAAAGCCATCGAAAAGGTCCACATACGCATGGATACTGTCTATGTAGGCACAGATATCTTCATGTGCGTCATCCTTGCACTGTCTTTTCCAGTAACCCTGTGTTCTCACAAGCCATGGCTCCACTGGCTCGCAGAACAGCCCCTCGTAAGTAACCCAGATTTCAAGAATTGAAGGTGATATATCCTCCGCTGCAGTCAGATTCTCCATCATCAGCTTGTACTGGAAATATCTACCTACCTCAATCCCATAACCTTCCAGACTGTCCCCAGAGGATACTATTGGGCCAAGCCAGGGTGAAGATTCCAGCTCCGCGACAGTTCGCCCTGACCTTACGTAGTATTCATTATTACATCCCTCTGGCTCACAGTCGTCCCAGCCGAACGTGTGCCACAGAGCCAGAAACTGCGCGTCTAAAATAGACGAAACGAGTGTTCCATGCTTATGGAATGTCACTATTCTATTTTCCCACCGCAGGAATTCACCGTAGTCTGACACGAGTACGTCAACGTCAACATCTCCGATGCACGGCCCACCGTCAAGGTTTTCCGCATATATCCAGTGGGAATTACCCACATATCCGTTAGGAAGAGGATGCTCTGCGTAACCACCTCCAGACAATTGCTCAAACCATCCGACCCTCCGGTAAGCTCCGAGCGCGTCCATCCTCCCATCCAGGTCAACGTCCGCGGCCATCCCGCCATCCCCATAGTCGCCGTTGGCTCCCCCTATTGAGTGGTGTGTGAACGACATACCGGACCCGTCATTCTCCAACCAGAAAAGGTCTCTTGGGTAGTAGGGGGCAGCGCCAAAATGGGCACCCATTATGTCCAGATCCCCATCGGTGTCGAAGTCGCTAAGCCACGACCCGTCAACCATAGCCTGGCCGTTGTATGTGTACTTAAGTGAGAAGGCTCCAGTTCCGTCGTTCAAGAAGACCATGATGGGGTCCATCGAGGTCTGGATATCGAGGTATCCATCCCCGTCCAGGTCTCCGACATTGATACGCCAGATGAGGTCGCTATTTGTATTATAGATCATCTCAGAAGTGAAGCTCATTGTCCCATCGTTCCTGAAAAGCCATAGATCGCCATGCATATAGTCCCAGCTCAAGTCATGCAGGATGATGTCTATGTCGCCGTCATTATCTACGTCGCCAGGTCTTGCATACTGATATCCCCTGGATGTATCAATTACCCATTTATTGAACACACCTCCGTTATTCTCCAGCCATATGAGCCCTTCGGTTGCAGAAGCCACTATGTCAATATCTCCGTCCCCATCCATGTCGTACGGCCATGTAGTTCCCTGTCTGACGCTGTTGATTTCGTAAATATCGTGTCTGACATATCCGCTACTTGTATATTCGTACCACACTATCATTCCAGGATAATTATCCAGTATTGCAACCAGGTCAGTGTAGCCATCGTTGTCTATGTCTGCCGGAAGTATGGTCGCGTGGCCGTCGATTCTTGAGTCAGTGTCGATCACATGTTTTGTCCAGGCGTTATGATCCACGCTTGCGGCAAGTAGTGAGATCTGCCCCTCCACAGAATACGCGATGCTCTCTGACATCCAGAAGGATTCTCCCCACTCGGTTACCGGGCCCGGCACTCCAGAGCCAAGATACCACGAGCTCTGGACCTCCGTTTCCGCATGCGCAGTGGTGGTCACAAACAGGGCTACAAGGCAAATTGCGAGCAATCTTCCCATCATTCTCCTCCTTTGCGCTTCTGGCGAATATGGACCGGACCCGGTAAATTAGACTTTCTTGGGGAATTAAGGGGGCTGAATCCCCTGCAAGCCCATCAATAATATAGCAAGTTTCCGCGCTCTAGTCAATCCTTAAACACCATTATACCTGACATTTATTGACCCAATTTCTGAGGTGTGTTATCATGTGTCCCGGTATGGAAAAAAGCGCGGCAGTCGTTCTTCCCCTGGCTCTGTCATTCCTCCTTACGCTTAAGGTGGCTAATGGAGC
Encoded here:
- a CDS encoding T9SS type A sorting domain-containing protein; translation: MEDELTPSYCPPAQFWMDPDTVDVTFHVTAVLGHHRFVTFEATDLVHETRGEHKISASIIEFDPDMFNLIAHGETVEVAARIPVPVGALAGNYEGMFRARSQESGKEDSVSVVLRVGAVPDMDIDDNEGNLSGNVMHLEGLPEDPVNGTFVMLNPSTDIYNVDAFDGPGNTDLPDGSVTFTHLVSIDKSDTIPKTEMSLHDINEPGEDPLRAILSGTARHIGLDINIPSTAGAGTYEGFVTISFEVYSCNEGEIVTVSDVFGVSLVVGAVGGALAFVEGDELDTLSYDPPEQWVQDGFVIAQFTLTATGDVHNVGLYSDDLIHEGLPIKISGNSVNFSPGEIGVIHSGDTVEITARVPVPIGRRTGLYEGAFHAVADGGASANIVVFLDVNPVGDLDVQDYAGNLVANTMKLTGIAGGVVVGRYTVVNPNLPDNNVDFYDGPANDDITEITVVSTDLALERGGAEGKCKGVQLLCVQYHAGGGVEGKCKGVKKITFQYHNSGRGNLGNVKLVSKRVTYFMGAVSDGDLITADANAQGQVKFGADMDILVYDQLDERVHTSCSKPIEIGMVFGDWEIVDLEKITEGGGGGAPSPAFIEIKIKGVKYFSGMVEDGDTICVDARPQKFATDAEFYIEGYLNTKIHLSCSMPLEIGMQFGNFEVVDLIKVFEGTHESAISGANVDGNVYGITTIISGAAEDFLLQVTIPEKGIKHYDPQEDQTYKGTVTVQGKAVNANVAVSDEFNIELNIVKSGTRHLASGFWGEPGGSGNMLRWTGFGLNETGYVVYRALNSSYVKLGELSSTSRSFLDGETRSGLIYEYKLGLKIGGSEVMIGPISIKASDRLPGRSYLSQSFPNPTSGTTMFRFGVAAESHVSISIYNVAGQMVKVMVNEKKLPGIYAMNWDSSEYVNGVYFCRMHVGPTDGNGKPYFASRKVVVLR
- a CDS encoding T9SS type A sorting domain-containing protein is translated as MMGRLLAICLVALFVTTTAHAETEVQSSWYLGSGVPGPVTEWGESFWMSESIAYSVEGQISLLAASVDHNAWTKHVIDTDSRIDGHATILPADIDNDGYTDLVAILDNYPGMIVWYEYTSSGYVRHDIYEINSVRQGTTWPYDMDGDGDIDIVASATEGLIWLENNGGVFNKWVIDTSRGYQYARPGDVDNDGDIDIILHDLSWDYMHGDLWLFRNDGTMSFTSEMIYNTNSDLIWRINVGDLDGDGYLDIQTSMDPIMVFLNDGTGAFSLKYTYNGQAMVDGSWLSDFDTDGDLDIMGAHFGAAPYYPRDLFWLENDGSGMSFTHHSIGGANGDYGDGGMAADVDLDGRMDALGAYRRVGWFEQLSGGGYAEHPLPNGYVGNSHWIYAENLDGGPCIGDVDVDVLVSDYGEFLRWENRIVTFHKHGTLVSSILDAQFLALWHTFGWDDCEPEGCNNEYYVRSGRTVAELESSPWLGPIVSSGDSLEGYGIEVGRYFQYKLMMENLTAAEDISPSILEIWVTYEGLFCEPVEPWLVRTQGYWKRQCKDDAHEDICAYIDSIHAYVDLFDGFDCDSICGLMKVNPPERDMCRKARRQFMALLLNIASGKLALCNCLEDGSEVGDVVAEIDSLLLGMPDHATCVYAKTLADNINNGIGIVPCDTLFYPVPPTSVLCVSYPVTPNPFVNSTTIRYELPTSAHVQLKLYDKMGRLVKILVDRMQEPGFYQVEWKGSDNTGRKLPSGIYFSRLKTGSSTSASKLILLR